One genomic region from Halococcus qingdaonensis encodes:
- a CDS encoding cbb3-type cytochrome c oxidase subunit I produces MIGGGIVLTVIAVLLVAVGTRFLQTKGWSAPIPRPDGGYLSGGETDTEHAEKQSGLLRWLTTVDHKDIGVLYLVFGTVAALWGGTEAMMIRTELLTPTADVWTAATYNGLFTTHGITMLFFFVTPVFFGIANYFLPLLLNADDMAFPRINAIAFWMLPPSLLLARAGLPADALGKLLSTVGVKIPFLEALHPPETGWTLYAPLSIQSGNPQVDLLLLGLHLSGIATTLGAINFIITVVSERGDDIGWPDIDIFSWTMLSTSGIVLFAFPLLGSAVIMMLLDRNFGTTFYLIEGGGPILWQHLFWFFGHPEVYIIFLPATGLVSTILPKFSSRKLFGFKFIVYSTLAIGVLSFGVWAHHMFSTGIDPRVRASFMFVSLAIAVPSAVKVFNWISTMYDGRIRLTAPMIFAVGSIGTFILGGVTGVFLAAIPIDLVVHDTYFVVGHFHFIVMGIIPMMMFAASYYWYPIITGRMYDQLLARLQAVLTIVGVPITFGSMLIMGALGLPRRYANYPDQFALLQQIASVGAFIIGIGVLLWLWNMVQSYRVGPRVRDADVWQLKRDDAFTREWQWFEEKLADRYGTDGGDPDDD; encoded by the coding sequence ATGATCGGCGGTGGGATCGTGCTGACGGTCATCGCCGTCCTGCTGGTTGCAGTCGGGACACGGTTCCTGCAAACCAAGGGCTGGTCCGCGCCGATCCCGCGCCCCGACGGCGGCTATCTCTCCGGCGGTGAAACCGACACCGAACACGCCGAGAAACAGTCGGGCCTGCTGCGCTGGCTGACGACCGTCGATCACAAGGACATCGGCGTTCTCTATCTCGTCTTCGGCACCGTGGCGGCGCTATGGGGTGGTACGGAAGCGATGATGATTCGGACCGAGCTGCTGACGCCGACGGCCGACGTCTGGACCGCAGCCACCTACAACGGCCTCTTCACGACCCACGGCATCACGATGCTGTTTTTCTTCGTCACGCCCGTCTTCTTCGGCATCGCCAACTACTTCCTGCCGCTTTTGCTCAACGCCGACGACATGGCGTTCCCGCGGATCAACGCCATCGCCTTCTGGATGCTGCCGCCGTCGCTGCTGCTCGCGCGGGCGGGGCTGCCCGCCGACGCGCTCGGCAAGCTCCTCTCGACCGTCGGCGTGAAGATCCCGTTTCTCGAAGCGCTCCATCCCCCAGAGACCGGCTGGACGCTGTACGCACCGCTGTCGATTCAGAGCGGAAACCCGCAGGTCGACCTGCTCCTGTTGGGCCTGCATCTGAGCGGTATCGCGACCACCCTTGGCGCGATCAACTTCATCATCACCGTCGTCTCCGAGCGCGGCGACGACATCGGCTGGCCCGATATCGATATCTTCAGTTGGACGATGCTCTCGACCAGCGGCATCGTCCTGTTCGCCTTCCCGCTGCTCGGCAGCGCCGTCATCATGATGCTGCTCGATCGCAACTTCGGGACGACGTTCTATCTCATCGAAGGCGGCGGGCCGATCCTCTGGCAACATCTGTTCTGGTTCTTCGGCCATCCGGAGGTGTACATCATCTTCCTGCCGGCCACAGGGCTGGTGAGCACGATCCTCCCGAAGTTCTCCTCTCGCAAACTGTTCGGCTTCAAGTTCATCGTCTACTCGACGCTGGCCATCGGCGTGCTCTCCTTCGGCGTCTGGGCACACCACATGTTCTCGACCGGTATCGACCCACGCGTGCGAGCGAGTTTCATGTTCGTCTCGCTCGCGATCGCCGTCCCGAGCGCCGTCAAGGTGTTCAACTGGATCTCGACGATGTACGACGGCCGGATCCGTCTGACCGCGCCGATGATCTTCGCCGTCGGCTCGATCGGGACGTTCATCCTCGGCGGCGTCACGGGCGTCTTCCTGGCGGCGATCCCCATCGATCTCGTGGTCCACGACACCTACTTCGTCGTCGGCCACTTCCACTTCATCGTCATGGGGATCATCCCGATGATGATGTTCGCGGCGAGCTACTACTGGTATCCGATCATCACGGGGCGGATGTACGATCAGCTCCTCGCCCGGCTGCAGGCGGTGCTCACCATCGTCGGCGTCCCGATAACGTTCGGCTCGATGCTCATCATGGGCGCGCTCGGCCTGCCACGGCGCTACGCCAACTACCCCGACCAGTTCGCCCTGCTCCAGCAGATCGCCTCCGTCGGCGCGTTCATCATCGGCATCGGCGTGTTGCTCTGGCTGTGGAACATGGTGCAGTCCTATCGCGTCGGCCCGCGCGTCCGCGACGCCGACGTCTGGCAGCTCAAACGTGACGACGCCTTCACCCGGGAGTGGCAGTGGTTCGAGGAGAAACTCGCCGACCGCTACGGCACCGACGGCGGCGATCCCGACGACGACTGA
- a CDS encoding DUF6789 family protein, which yields MDGETMDEAARPARMTGLFPPLDRGPVMHRALRAITGGLVGTVVLGGFLLVLDTQARGTLSVAAVVGRFLGIDGRPLIAIALFAVVTVVVWPALFVAVEEYLPFGPDPAARAVAFAAVIGIVFVVVGRGSITGPILVIYVGFSVLAHLAYGFAFGSIYGRLAG from the coding sequence ATGGACGGGGAGACGATGGACGAAGCGGCGCGGCCGGCACGGATGACCGGACTTTTTCCTCCCCTCGACCGAGGGCCGGTCATGCACAGGGCGCTGCGTGCGATCACCGGCGGCCTCGTCGGAACGGTGGTGTTGGGTGGATTCCTGCTCGTTCTCGACACGCAGGCACGCGGCACACTGTCGGTCGCGGCCGTCGTCGGCCGCTTTCTCGGCATCGATGGCCGGCCGCTGATCGCCATCGCGCTGTTCGCGGTCGTCACCGTCGTCGTCTGGCCGGCGCTGTTCGTCGCCGTCGAGGAGTATCTCCCGTTCGGTCCCGATCCTGCAGCCCGGGCGGTGGCCTTCGCCGCCGTCATCGGGATCGTCTTCGTCGTCGTCGGCCGCGGCTCGATCACGGGCCCGATCCTCGTCATCTACGTCGGCTTTTCCGTGCTCGCCCATCTCGCCTACGGCTTCGCGTTCGGCAGCATCTACGGCCGGCTCGCTGGCTGA
- the aceA gene encoding isocitrate lyase — translation MPTPKELIGDTDVFTKDVDNPAARELREMLDEQDYVFAPGMYHALDARLAEMADHDAAYMSGYSTVLGQFGFPDLEMVTMTEMVENAKRMVEATNLPVIADCDTGYGGIHNVRRAVREYEKAGVAAIHIEDQVTPKRCGHIAGKQIVSREDAQARFEAAVDAKQSDDTVIIARTDAYGSANGDWEEHLERGRLYADAGVDIVWPEMPDPSREDAVDYAETIHETHPELDLAFNYSSSFAWSEQDDPLTFQELGDLGYSYQFITLFALHSGAHAAYEDMKNLAENAEQGQFDLEEKYLGHETESHHELSFVDKFQDIEMEFDPEARSRIEGSEGFSEDERDPLTAEADGDDD, via the coding sequence ATGCCAACGCCGAAAGAACTCATCGGAGACACGGACGTCTTCACGAAGGACGTCGACAACCCCGCAGCCCGCGAGCTGCGCGAAATGCTGGACGAACAGGACTACGTCTTCGCGCCGGGGATGTACCACGCTCTCGACGCCCGGCTCGCGGAGATGGCCGACCACGACGCCGCCTACATGAGCGGTTACTCGACCGTTCTGGGCCAGTTCGGCTTCCCCGACCTGGAGATGGTGACGATGACCGAGATGGTCGAGAACGCCAAACGAATGGTCGAGGCCACCAACCTCCCCGTGATCGCCGACTGCGATACGGGCTACGGTGGCATCCACAACGTCCGCCGCGCCGTCCGCGAGTACGAGAAGGCCGGCGTCGCGGCGATCCATATCGAGGATCAGGTGACGCCGAAGCGATGTGGCCACATCGCGGGCAAGCAGATCGTCTCGCGCGAGGACGCACAGGCGCGCTTCGAGGCCGCCGTCGACGCCAAACAGTCCGACGACACGGTGATCATCGCGCGTACGGACGCCTACGGCTCGGCGAACGGTGACTGGGAGGAACATCTCGAACGCGGGCGGCTGTACGCCGACGCCGGCGTCGACATCGTCTGGCCCGAGATGCCCGACCCCAGTCGCGAGGACGCCGTCGACTACGCCGAGACGATCCACGAGACCCACCCGGAGCTCGATCTGGCGTTCAACTACTCCAGCTCGTTCGCGTGGTCCGAGCAGGACGACCCGCTCACGTTCCAGGAGCTGGGCGATCTCGGCTACAGCTACCAGTTCATCACGCTGTTCGCGCTGCACTCGGGGGCGCACGCCGCCTATGAGGACATGAAGAACCTCGCGGAGAACGCCGAACAGGGTCAGTTCGATCTGGAGGAGAAATATCTCGGCCACGAGACCGAGAGCCACCACGAGCTCTCGTTCGTCGACAAGTTCCAGGACATCGAGATGGAGTTCGATCCCGAGGCGCGCTCGCGCATCGAGGGGTCGGAGGGCTTCTCGGAGGACGAGCGCGACCCGCTGACGGCCGAGGCCGACGGCGACGACGACTGA
- the aceB gene encoding malate synthase AceB — translation MKQKEHDKRLHERKFVRTFFTSPTAVEGEEDSAKMIRSASQLRGMQAPDVWVPDNEDATAPSMRDEGAANIVEVVSENGAEFPGEIHPRVVWHRDSPETRHQGLKRMLSIADPEKGAVEHLDGFVIPEVGGIDDWKKADEFVTIVEHEHGLEEGSLAMSVIVESGAAELAMGELREEMGKPTNNLERLFMLVDGEVDYTKDMRAITPTGNLPAWPELRHNTSRGASAAGLISVDGPYDDIRDVEGYRERMTANQAKGMLGIWSLTPGQVVEANTSGLPPATGSWLLDDGSQQVALDSEDGKEIYTGDRLSLSEDGDGYVLTVGSDERHLDEEELSEELLDMVEYVPSMDDIVDSMEQFEEARDAGTGAIAMERAATIEIDGVTVDVANDRMWDEATYQASMTPVSLFQDVYEHRPDQHDDLEELYSPDVVERATDVGN, via the coding sequence ATGAAACAAAAAGAACACGACAAGCGACTCCACGAGCGGAAGTTCGTGCGGACGTTTTTCACCTCGCCGACGGCGGTCGAGGGCGAGGAGGACTCGGCGAAGATGATCCGCAGCGCGAGCCAACTCCGTGGAATGCAGGCACCGGACGTGTGGGTGCCGGACAACGAAGACGCGACGGCACCGTCGATGCGCGACGAGGGTGCGGCGAACATCGTCGAGGTAGTCTCGGAGAACGGCGCGGAGTTCCCCGGCGAGATCCACCCGCGGGTGGTCTGGCATCGCGACAGTCCCGAGACGCGCCATCAGGGGCTCAAGCGCATGCTGTCGATCGCCGACCCGGAGAAGGGAGCCGTCGAGCACCTCGACGGGTTCGTGATCCCGGAAGTGGGTGGGATCGACGACTGGAAGAAGGCCGACGAGTTCGTCACGATCGTCGAGCACGAGCACGGCCTCGAAGAAGGCTCACTGGCGATGTCGGTGATCGTCGAGTCGGGTGCCGCCGAACTCGCGATGGGCGAGCTGCGCGAAGAGATGGGCAAACCCACGAACAACCTCGAACGGCTGTTCATGCTCGTCGACGGCGAGGTCGACTACACGAAGGACATGCGCGCGATCACGCCGACAGGCAATCTGCCGGCGTGGCCGGAGCTGCGTCACAACACCTCGCGCGGTGCGAGCGCGGCGGGTCTGATCTCGGTCGACGGTCCCTACGACGACATCCGCGACGTCGAGGGCTACCGCGAGCGCATGACCGCCAACCAGGCCAAGGGGATGCTCGGCATCTGGTCGCTCACCCCTGGGCAAGTGGTCGAAGCGAACACGTCGGGCCTGCCGCCGGCGACGGGGTCGTGGCTGCTCGACGACGGTAGCCAGCAGGTCGCCCTCGACAGTGAGGACGGCAAAGAAATCTACACGGGCGACCGACTCTCGCTCTCCGAAGACGGCGACGGCTACGTGCTGACGGTCGGCAGCGACGAGCGCCACCTCGACGAGGAGGAACTCAGCGAGGAACTGCTCGACATGGTCGAGTACGTCCCGAGCATGGACGACATCGTCGACTCGATGGAGCAGTTCGAAGAGGCCCGCGATGCGGGAACGGGTGCGATCGCGATGGAGCGCGCCGCGACCATCGAGATCGACGGCGTCACAGTGGATGTCGCCAACGACCGGATGTGGGACGAGGCGACCTATCAGGCGTCGATGACGCCCGTCAGCCTCTTCCAGGACGTCTACGAACACCGTCCGGACCAGCACGACGACCTCGAGGAGCTCTACAGCCCCGATGTCGTCGAGCGTGCCACCGACGTCGGCAACTGA
- a CDS encoding AIR synthase family protein, whose amino-acid sequence MPAYGKVDSAFFDEHIYPHLGAEREEVAVGPQHGVDFGVVDLGERSLVVATDPISVLPELGFEHAGRFAFEVVCADVAVSGLPPAYLSLDFTLPPSMTDAEFATFWQAFDREASDLGASVVAGHTARYEGCSFPWVGGATVMGVGDRDEIVRPDGAHPGDTLLLTTGPAVEAVGLLTTLFGDEMELPESTIDTARECLDDARAVRDALAAAAAGPVTAMHDVTEGGLRGALCEMTASTGVRFDVDRERVPMRPGVEPVCEFLDIDPWAATSAGSLLIAVDPSGVDPVLDALASRGTTAAVVGEVSAGSGAYVDGERIEPPAADPSWDVYADYV is encoded by the coding sequence ATGCCAGCATACGGTAAAGTCGATAGCGCCTTCTTCGACGAACACATCTACCCACATCTCGGTGCCGAGCGCGAGGAAGTCGCCGTCGGCCCACAGCACGGCGTCGACTTCGGGGTCGTCGATCTCGGCGAGCGCTCGCTGGTCGTCGCCACCGATCCGATCTCCGTTCTCCCGGAGCTCGGCTTCGAGCATGCGGGTCGGTTCGCCTTCGAGGTCGTTTGTGCCGACGTCGCGGTCTCGGGGCTCCCGCCAGCCTATCTCTCGCTCGATTTCACGCTCCCGCCGTCGATGACCGACGCGGAATTTGCTACTTTCTGGCAGGCGTTCGACCGCGAGGCCAGTGATCTGGGTGCGAGTGTCGTCGCGGGCCACACCGCCCGCTACGAGGGCTGTTCGTTCCCTTGGGTCGGCGGCGCGACGGTGATGGGTGTCGGCGATCGGGACGAGATCGTTCGCCCGGACGGCGCGCACCCCGGTGACACGCTCCTGTTGACGACCGGTCCCGCGGTCGAGGCGGTCGGTCTGCTGACGACGCTGTTCGGCGACGAGATGGAGCTGCCCGAATCGACGATCGATACAGCCCGCGAGTGCCTCGACGATGCGCGGGCCGTGCGCGACGCGCTTGCGGCCGCGGCTGCCGGCCCGGTGACGGCGATGCACGACGTGACCGAAGGCGGACTCCGCGGCGCGCTCTGCGAGATGACCGCGAGCACGGGCGTGCGCTTCGATGTCGACCGCGAGCGCGTGCCGATGCGTCCTGGCGTCGAACCCGTCTGCGAGTTCCTCGACATCGACCCGTGGGCGGCGACCAGCGCCGGCTCACTCTTGATCGCGGTCGATCCTTCGGGCGTCGACCCCGTTCTCGACGCGCTCGCATCCCGCGGGACGACCGCGGCCGTCGTCGGCGAGGTTTCCGCGGGTAGCGGGGCATACGTCGACGGCGAGCGGATCGAACCGCCCGCCGCGGACCCGTCGTGGGACGTCTACGCCGACTACGTTTAG
- a CDS encoding NADP-dependent phosphogluconate dehydrogenase, whose amino-acid sequence MSDTDLELGIVGLGKIGGNLAKQAVEKDVRVVGFDTADRPELEEEGVEVYDAGAYDTLVDELDAPRVIYLSLPAGPMIDDELDDLLDHLAEGDVVMDGGNSFWRDSIRREERAWDQGIYYLDTGTSGGPPRASEGACFMVGGKEDGFEIAEPYLDLLSVDGGLLHVGPPGSGHFVKLVHNGIEFGMLQSIAEGVELLEAGQFDLDMADVFHNWSNGAVIESWLVELMEKGLRKEDQQSDAPDFDDIPNYIEDTGEVNWLVSEAYKGETPIPVISQSVTELFKSRGNQRHAYRAIAMMRHGFGEHPFGEDEGIRSERLHGRVDNEARHDLRDDEDVDPVGPLADEED is encoded by the coding sequence ATGTCAGACACTGATCTCGAACTCGGCATCGTCGGATTGGGAAAGATCGGCGGCAACCTCGCGAAACAGGCCGTCGAGAAGGACGTCCGGGTGGTCGGTTTCGATACGGCCGACCGTCCGGAGCTCGAAGAGGAAGGCGTCGAGGTCTACGACGCGGGCGCGTACGACACGCTCGTCGACGAACTCGACGCGCCACGGGTGATCTATCTCTCGCTGCCCGCCGGCCCGATGATCGACGACGAACTCGACGACCTGCTCGATCACCTGGCGGAGGGTGACGTCGTGATGGACGGCGGCAACTCCTTCTGGCGCGACTCGATCCGCCGCGAGGAGCGCGCGTGGGACCAGGGGATCTACTACCTCGATACGGGCACCAGTGGCGGCCCGCCGCGCGCGAGCGAAGGGGCTTGCTTCATGGTCGGCGGCAAGGAGGACGGGTTCGAGATCGCCGAACCGTATCTCGATCTGCTCTCGGTCGACGGTGGACTGCTCCACGTCGGTCCGCCGGGTAGCGGCCACTTCGTCAAACTCGTCCACAACGGTATCGAGTTCGGCATGCTCCAGTCGATCGCCGAGGGTGTCGAGTTGTTGGAGGCGGGGCAGTTCGATCTCGACATGGCAGACGTTTTCCACAACTGGTCGAACGGGGCGGTCATCGAGAGCTGGCTCGTCGAACTGATGGAGAAGGGCCTGCGCAAGGAGGACCAGCAGTCCGACGCGCCCGATTTCGACGACATTCCGAACTACATCGAGGACACCGGCGAGGTGAACTGGCTCGTGAGCGAGGCGTACAAGGGCGAGACGCCGATCCCAGTCATCAGCCAGTCGGTCACCGAACTGTTCAAATCACGTGGCAACCAACGCCACGCCTACCGGGCCATCGCGATGATGCGCCACGGCTTCGGCGAACACCCCTTCGGCGAGGACGAGGGTATCAGGAGCGAACGCCTGCACGGGCGGGTCGACAACGAGGCGCGTCACGATCTCCGCGACGACGAGGACGTCGACCCGGTCGGACCGCTCGCCGACGAAGAGGACTGA
- the rpiA gene encoding ribose-5-phosphate isomerase RpiA, which produces MAKEFIDDENDIHVWAATEDEVVENAHEELDAAGVETDESAIREQIAIIPSPRRIKSGTDGVFDERRRRGGERTAQDIVESGMDVGLGTGSTTAWAVAEIGRLLRAGELEGVRGVATSLQSHELAKETGIPLVNLDEVTELDVTIDGADQYSEEEPTVIKGGGGAHAREKIIDAMADRLVIATDEEKATDPLDYPVPVEVMPDAREVVAENLRAVGGDPELRMAERKDGPLFTANGNLVIDCDFGGLDDTSGTARDIEQIPGVLEHGIFLDMVDDVYLGTDDDVDTVSF; this is translated from the coding sequence ATGGCAAAGGAATTCATCGACGACGAGAACGATATCCACGTTTGGGCCGCAACCGAGGACGAAGTGGTCGAAAACGCTCACGAGGAACTCGACGCGGCGGGCGTCGAGACGGACGAATCGGCGATCCGCGAGCAGATCGCCATCATCCCGTCGCCGCGGCGCATCAAGAGCGGCACCGACGGCGTCTTCGACGAGCGCCGGCGGCGGGGTGGCGAGCGCACAGCACAGGACATCGTCGAGAGCGGGATGGACGTCGGTCTCGGCACCGGTAGCACGACCGCGTGGGCGGTCGCCGAGATCGGGCGGCTGCTCCGCGCGGGCGAACTGGAGGGCGTCCGCGGCGTCGCCACGTCGCTCCAGAGTCACGAACTCGCCAAGGAGACGGGCATCCCGCTCGTCAACCTCGACGAAGTGACCGAACTCGACGTGACGATCGACGGCGCGGACCAGTATTCCGAGGAGGAGCCCACGGTGATCAAGGGTGGCGGTGGCGCGCACGCCCGCGAGAAGATCATCGACGCGATGGCCGATCGACTCGTCATCGCCACCGACGAGGAGAAAGCCACCGACCCGCTCGACTATCCCGTGCCTGTGGAGGTGATGCCCGACGCACGCGAGGTCGTCGCCGAGAATCTCCGAGCAGTTGGCGGCGACCCCGAACTCCGGATGGCCGAGCGCAAGGACGGGCCCCTATTCACCGCCAACGGCAACCTCGTCATCGACTGCGACTTCGGCGGGCTCGACGACACCAGCGGGACCGCCCGCGACATCGAGCAGATCCCCGGCGTGCTCGAACACGGGATCTTCCTCGACATGGTCGACGACGTCTATCTCGGGACCGACGACGACGTCGACACGGTCTCGTTCTGA
- a CDS encoding fumarylacetoacetate hydrolase family protein codes for MRYYRTIQDGAARLVARDGEKAYDLTAAREGLDSFAALANVADVLGTGIDGVVEGLTADAPLLDADSVAERAAMPAAPDEVWAAGVTYQVSSDAREEESGRGEIYQGVFEGDRPELFFKATASRTVGPGEKVGIRGDSDWDVPEPELAVVVHRGDIVGYTIGNDMSSRSIEGDNPLYLPQAKIYDRCCAIGPAIASPETVGDPQDLELSMRIERGEEVMFNDSTSTTQLVRSPEELVSYLNRHNATPELAVLLTGTSLVPEEFTLEADDEIAIGIENVGRLENGVTPV; via the coding sequence ATGCGCTACTACCGCACGATCCAGGACGGTGCGGCGCGGCTCGTCGCCCGCGACGGCGAGAAAGCCTACGATCTCACGGCCGCCCGCGAGGGACTCGACTCGTTCGCCGCGCTGGCGAACGTCGCCGACGTGCTCGGCACGGGCATCGACGGCGTCGTGGAGGGGTTGACCGCTGACGCGCCGCTGCTCGACGCCGACTCGGTCGCCGAGCGCGCGGCGATGCCAGCCGCCCCCGACGAGGTGTGGGCCGCCGGCGTCACCTATCAGGTCAGCAGCGACGCCCGCGAGGAGGAGAGCGGCCGCGGCGAGATCTATCAGGGCGTCTTCGAGGGCGACCGGCCGGAGCTGTTCTTCAAAGCCACCGCATCCCGGACGGTGGGACCGGGCGAGAAAGTGGGGATCCGCGGCGATTCCGACTGGGACGTGCCCGAACCCGAACTCGCGGTCGTCGTCCACCGCGGCGACATCGTCGGCTACACCATCGGCAACGATATGAGCAGTCGCTCGATCGAGGGCGACAATCCACTGTATCTCCCGCAGGCCAAGATCTACGACCGCTGCTGTGCCATCGGGCCCGCGATCGCCTCGCCCGAAACCGTCGGCGATCCACAGGATCTCGAACTCTCGATGCGAATCGAACGCGGCGAGGAGGTCATGTTCAACGATAGCACCTCGACCACCCAGCTCGTGCGCTCGCCCGAGGAACTCGTCTCGTATCTGAATCGCCACAACGCGACGCCCGAACTCGCCGTCCTGCTCACGGGCACGTCGCTGGTTCCCGAAGAGTTCACGCTCGAAGCCGACGACGAGATCGCCATCGGGATCGAGAACGTCGGTCGGCTCGAAAATGGGGTAACACCGGTTTAG
- a CDS encoding aldehyde dehydrogenase family protein has product MADTYENYVDGEWRASETGDTFEVRNPSDTTQIVAEVQQSSEADANGAVEAAAAAQDEWADTPGPARGKFLRETAKRMDQRRDELAETLASEEGKTLSEASGEVGRAVNIFYYYAERAMDYAGESYNPSAQGQNLYTVREPVGVAGLITPWNYPIAIPAWKMAPALATGNTVVCKLSGDAPTVYLKVVECMDEAAEAAGVPDGVVNVLTGSGEAVGQPIIQHEAVDAVSFTGSRQVGDMIYEQATDAHKRIQTELGSKNPTVVTESADIEEAVRIVGGGAFGVTGQACTATERVLVDESIEDEFVDALVDYAENVEIGHSVEDPGMGPKVSESELETTLDYIETAKEEGATIEYGGGQPDGSQYEDGHFVEPTVVTGLDSDATVMQEEVFGPFAGIMTFSDLDEAIELANDVEYGLAAGIVTEDHNEANRFVDEVDFGIVKVNEATTGLELHVPFGGMNASSSETYREQGEEGMDYFTIIKTVYDSY; this is encoded by the coding sequence ATGGCAGATACTTACGAGAACTACGTCGATGGCGAGTGGCGCGCGAGCGAAACTGGTGACACCTTCGAGGTACGCAACCCATCGGACACGACACAGATCGTCGCCGAGGTCCAGCAATCGAGCGAGGCCGACGCCAATGGAGCTGTCGAGGCGGCCGCGGCCGCACAGGACGAGTGGGCCGACACGCCCGGTCCCGCACGCGGGAAGTTCCTGCGCGAGACGGCCAAACGGATGGACCAGCGCCGCGACGAACTCGCCGAGACGCTCGCGAGCGAGGAGGGGAAGACGCTCTCCGAGGCGTCCGGGGAAGTGGGTCGCGCGGTCAACATCTTCTACTACTACGCCGAGCGCGCGATGGACTACGCCGGCGAGAGCTACAACCCGAGCGCGCAGGGACAGAACCTCTACACCGTGCGCGAGCCGGTGGGTGTCGCCGGGCTGATCACGCCATGGAATTACCCCATTGCGATCCCCGCTTGGAAGATGGCCCCGGCGCTCGCGACTGGCAACACCGTCGTCTGTAAACTCTCGGGCGATGCACCGACGGTCTATCTGAAGGTCGTCGAGTGCATGGACGAGGCTGCCGAGGCGGCTGGCGTCCCCGACGGCGTCGTCAACGTCCTCACCGGGAGCGGCGAGGCGGTCGGCCAGCCGATCATCCAGCACGAGGCCGTCGATGCGGTCTCGTTCACCGGCAGTCGGCAGGTCGGCGACATGATCTACGAGCAGGCCACCGACGCGCACAAGCGCATCCAGACCGAGCTCGGCTCGAAGAACCCGACGGTCGTGACCGAGAGTGCCGACATCGAGGAGGCCGTCCGGATCGTCGGCGGCGGTGCCTTCGGCGTCACGGGACAGGCCTGTACCGCGACCGAGCGCGTGCTCGTCGACGAGTCGATCGAGGACGAGTTCGTCGATGCGCTCGTCGACTACGCGGAAAACGTCGAGATCGGCCATTCGGTCGAGGACCCCGGGATGGGGCCGAAAGTTTCGGAAAGCGAGCTCGAAACTACCCTCGACTACATCGAGACCGCGAAAGAGGAGGGCGCGACGATCGAATACGGGGGTGGCCAGCCCGACGGGAGCCAGTACGAGGACGGTCACTTCGTCGAACCGACGGTCGTGACGGGGCTCGACTCCGACGCGACCGTGATGCAGGAGGAGGTCTTCGGCCCGTTCGCCGGGATCATGACGTTCTCCGATCTGGACGAGGCGATCGAACTCGCCAACGATGTCGAATACGGGCTCGCCGCGGGGATCGTCACCGAGGATCACAACGAAGCCAACCGGTTCGTCGACGAGGTCGACTTCGGCATCGTGAAGGTCAACGAGGCCACCACGGGATTGGAACTCCACGTGCCCTTCGGCGGGATGAACGCCTCCTCCAGCGAGACCTACCGCGAGCAGGGCGAGGAGGGGATGGACTACTTCACCATCATCAAGACCGTCTACGACAGCTACTGA
- a CDS encoding geranylgeranylglycerol-phosphate geranylgeranyltransferase — translation MSGERARGLLELTRPVNAVAAGMLTFIGAFVAGGLDASVAVAAAVGATVFATAAGNAMNDYFDREIDRINEPDRPIPRGAVTPRVALWFSVLLFGGAVVLALALPLAAIAIAVVNLLALVAYTELFKGLPGVGNLVVGYLGGSTFLFGAAAVGRITEAVVVLFALAALSTVAREIVKDVEDVAGDRREGLHTLPIAIGKRPALWLAAGLLAVALLASPLPYLQETFGWPYLAVVAIADLVMAVAAVESFGDPTAGQEHLSYAMFLAGGAFVVGRLAVAV, via the coding sequence ATGTCCGGCGAGCGTGCTCGTGGCCTGCTCGAACTCACCAGACCCGTGAACGCCGTCGCCGCGGGGATGCTCACGTTCATCGGCGCGTTCGTCGCCGGTGGTCTCGACGCGTCGGTCGCGGTCGCTGCGGCCGTCGGTGCGACCGTCTTCGCCACTGCCGCGGGCAACGCGATGAACGACTACTTCGATCGCGAGATCGACCGGATCAACGAGCCCGACCGCCCGATCCCCCGCGGTGCGGTCACGCCCCGTGTGGCGCTGTGGTTCAGCGTGCTGTTGTTCGGCGGCGCGGTCGTGCTCGCGCTCGCGCTGCCGCTCGCCGCCATCGCTATCGCCGTCGTCAACCTCCTCGCGCTCGTCGCCTATACGGAACTGTTCAAGGGACTGCCCGGCGTCGGCAACCTCGTCGTCGGCTATCTCGGCGGGAGCACGTTCCTGTTCGGCGCGGCGGCCGTCGGACGGATCACCGAGGCGGTCGTCGTGCTGTTCGCGCTCGCGGCGCTGTCGACGGTCGCCCGCGAGATCGTTAAGGACGTCGAGGACGTCGCTGGCGATCGCCGCGAGGGGCTCCACACCCTGCCGATCGCCATCGGCAAGCGCCCTGCGCTCTGGCTCGCTGCCGGCCTGCTCGCGGTCGCGCTGCTCGCCAGTCCGCTGCCCTATCTCCAAGAGACGTTCGGCTGGCCGTATCTCGCCGTCGTCGCGATCGCTGATCTGGTCATGGCCGTCGCCGCCGTCGAGAGCTTCGGCGACCCCACTGCAGGGCAGGAGCACCTGAGCTACGCGATGTTCCTCGCGGGCGGCGCGTTCGTCGTCGGCCGGCTCGCGGTCGCCGTGTAG